Within Sorghum bicolor cultivar BTx623 chromosome 2, Sorghum_bicolor_NCBIv3, whole genome shotgun sequence, the genomic segment CGTCCTACCTCTTATAGCCTTATAGGCTGGCTTACCCGGACGGAACAAGCCTGcccaactcttggcacatagacaaattaCGGCATTTCTACCCCTAAGTTTCAGTACATCTTACTTGTATCTTTTCTCTGATGAATAATAATGAAGTTTGTCTTTTTGCTGTATATTTCTACATATGCAGAACACTCGACAAGCACGACAACATCTTTCCTTGACAAGTCATGCAAAAAAATCAGTCAATGGTACTCGACAtgattcagtgatacatcactcagaaaaCTTatgtacagcgctcaaaaccattgCTCTTAAATTCAGACTTTATTACAAAGTTTATAAACAAAGTTTACAGTAAACACCCCACTAGGCGGTTTCTAGTCTAtctctacagactactctaagAGCCTACTGCTCAGGTCGCTCGCCCGCACGGGTCTCTTATGccgtcgaaggggtcggggccaccagcgcctggctggtcgagaccgcaggcgtcgaccgcccatctcctgcaATCGATGCCCCCGACAACTTCCTAGCCGACCTGTCTCACCGTGGCTGATCGGGGGGAGTAGATGTCCCGCAGAGGtttatgtcgccgatcaccttCGTCGACAGGTCGAGCAGGCCAACGCGAAGGCCAACGCGAAGGTTTATGTACCCCTCTCCAGCCGggacaggtcgaccagggggtagtgagcgcgcaccatgctgaggacatggGCTCCGGCGAACTCCCCAgcatccttcacgaactgctaaaGCCAGCCCCACGCTTGTTGCGCCTTTTCGACCAGGTCAGCCtcggtgcgcggggctggtcctcgGGGAGCTCCGGGCTGATCAGATCTAGCACCGGAGCGACTCCCTTCCAGAGCTTTATGCAGTTCGTCTTCCAGGCGTCCCGGTCTTTGACCAGGTCCTCGACGTGCATCTTGGTGATGGCCTTGAGCACTATGACCGATTCCAAGCAAAAACGAAAGCAAATAGTCAACAACATGCTATGTCAATAAATACCTTGTGGTCGTAAAAGTCAAAGCGGATCCTACCAGTCAGCTCCCGATTCCTGGCCTTGAGCTCCTCGCCGACCTTACGCTCGCCTTCTAGCGCACGAGCACGCTCCTGGCCGAGATGGTCTCTCTCCTTTTGGAGGCACTCGATCTCCTCCTCCAAACCTGAAGTGATAATTATTTATCATAAAAATCGACCACGTAGTTAACTACAGCTACTAAGAAACTTGACTTACTCCTCTTCTCACGGTCCTTATCGGCTAGTCGCCGAGTTAGGTCCAGCACAAGCTCTTCCTGAGCCGCCTTCTCCTTCGCCTCCTTCTCGGCTTCTGACCAAAGGCGCTCCACCTCTGCAGTCAGGGCCAAGTTCTCGGCGACCACgccctcaatttggtcgaagcaccttttgcGGTACTTCGCTGTTTTCATGGCATCCAGCAAAGTTTAGGCATGCTACACAGTGAACACTCTACGACTTATATGTACTTCAATGAAATGCGAGACCACATACCTTAACCTCACTGACGAGGCCCTTGGCACCGCGCTCTACCCTCTCTGCCTCCTCGACCTCGGCGATCTCCTCATCGCCGACCCAGTGGTCCCCATGTTGGTGCCATACGTAGATGTGCTGGCGACCATCGTGGGGATGCCCCTagatctcctccacttcatcgtcggaggccgccggaGCTTCCTCGCCTCCTGCACTACCCCCAACCATGGTAACGGGTATCATTGGACCCTTACCTCGGTTAGAAGTGCCTTCCTGCGTGGGAGCCTCCACTAGAGctggagacggagacggagccCTGCCCTCTTCAACTGGAGGAGGGGACGGAGCCTTATTCTCCTCTCCAGCGACACTGCTCGGGGGAGGAGTCCCCGCGGTCTCATCACCCTTTGTCGGGGTACCCGTTTCGGCTCTGGCTTGGGCTGGGTCCTCATCGACCATCTCTGTCACAGGGACAGCAGCAGGCTGTGCCATGGGCTGCTCTGGGGCAGTTTGCCCTATGACGATCTGCTCGACGGCCTCCGGCTCGGTGGTCCTCGAGCCCACAACACTGCCAGGATCAACATCCAAGGTAGTACTACAAAGAAAACACAATCCAAAATTACCACACCGAAATCAAACTTCACGAAAAAATAAACTTTTCTCGATAAACTTACAGAATGGAGCTTCGGTGCACCGCAGTGAAGACCCGTCTCCTAGCTCGCccagccgccaccgccgcctccgTTCCTCCTGGCCGTGCCTGCTCGACGTGCGCGGCAGGCGGATCCTCGGCAACCCGACCAGCGTGGCCAGGTGCAACGTCGGGGCGGTTGCGGGGTCTGCGGACCAAGGTCGGggccgcctcctcctcgtcatcgtcatcgACAATTCTAACAAGCCAGCGGCGCTTGGGCGCTCGGCTATCTAAAGTCGACCCCTGGCCCATCACAGGGCCTGCAGCCGCTCCTGTAGGTGCTGCTCCTACTGAAGTTGACTCCACAGCCATCAGCCTCTTGCCGACCACCCTGTCGTCAGTGGTCGGCGCCGGCCGGTCCACCCCTTCGTCGCTGCTGGTGTATCGgtcacaccgagcagcgtcgacCGCTGGGGGATCCACTCCGGCCGGGTGCTCCATACCGGGCGCCAGCGACACATATACCGTCGcccggtcaacgtctccaatctaCAACAAAAACACGACAAGCTATTAGCATAAGAGTGTGATATTTTCAGAGCACTACAAAAAAACTTCAACTACCTTCGAGGTTGGTCGACCCAGCTTGTAGGCATGCATCCGGTTGTCGCTTTGAATGAAGCTGTTGTTAGCCAGGTTGAACAATTCATTGATCCTCCGCTAGATCTCTGGCTTCTCCAGGTTGTCCTGGTGCATCCTGGTCGAATCTTGCCCGCCCTGGTATTCATACGCTGCATGCACCCTTCTCTGACAGGGCATAACTCATCAGGCaaggaagttcccgaccactcccGGTCCATCCAGgcacgaccagtcgatcagatcCATCAGTTCTGACACCTGACCACGGTATTCTGGTCGGTCTATCCAACTGTTCCTCTTCTCGTGGATGTAACCGACATCACAGAATGTGGCCCTACCtggctcctccctgatgtagaaccacctcttgtaccattcggtaagCAATGTGTTCCAGGGGCAGCTAAGGTAACGATTCTTCATTCCGTcatgaagattgaggtatactccacctgcaatcttagagcctccaaccgctcccttcttcctcaagcagaacaaGTAGCGgaagagatcaaagtgcggctctatcccaacataggcatCGCACAAATGAATGAAACTGGCAACAAGAAGAATGGAGTTGggatgcagattgcagatcccaaTCTCGTAATAAAGAAGAAGGCCTTGAAGAAACGGATGAACAGGCACCCCAaatcccctcttgaaaaaatcttcaaaaacaacGATCTCACCAGCTTGGGGATCTGGGTAACTCTCCCcttctggcgccctccagccgccaagctcctggtcgtgcagaagccccatctggacgaggtcattgagggacctcgtggtgCTCCTGGattttttccactccttggccatcatctcggcccttttcttcgagtcgctcttcgccatttctACTGCGCAGAAAGCTTTGAACTGGGTGTTGAGTGGTTGAAGGTGCTGAGGAAGACAATGGCAGGAGGCAGGACGCTGGTATGCAACTGCTGGGTAAAGAACAAGGGCACAGCATCGGGCTCTTTATAACAGCAAACCCACCttttccacttcccgcattttggGGAAGTGGGCGGCTTTTGCGGCCGGTGcggcgttttggttttcaagatTATCGTAGTAAATTCGGTGACCTTTTTTAAAATGATTgattggtttccttttcttgatccGCACGATAAGCGGCTGTGCAGTTAGCAGGCACCCCTTTTTATGCGACAAACTGACAAGATGACAGGATGCCCCCGTCACATCGCAAATTAATGCAGCGATACGTTCAAAAGCCAAGTAATTAGTTTGATCGGTTCATTCGAaagtctggggactgtaccgaccaccgagcatgatatgctcggggactggtcgaccagcctgcTCATTTGAtagtctggggactgtaccgaccaccgagcatgatatgctcggggactggtcgaccagcccactcaTTTGAAactctggggactgtaccgaccaccgagcatgatatgctcagggactggtcgaccagcgcgCTCATTTGAAAGtctgggactgtaccgaccaccgagcatgatatgctcgggactggtcgaccagcccgctcAGTCGCAAACAAGCGTGAAATGCTCGGGGACTTGAAAATTCAATTGCATAACGTCTAACTCGGTAATTTTAACTTTTTAGACCttactacaaggctcatacttcgccttccaacaagctcggggactacatcagtACGATgaatctggcgatgcatctcagtttcagaatttctatgaggacttttcttttttgaCTCTGGCA encodes:
- the LOC110432662 gene encoding uncharacterized protein LOC110432662 — encoded protein: MDFNDCVSKGELTRFITEQRNLMNELTRNVNNLVTRIEQIEQRPPSHYGDDEDADADGDLSDHKDADADGDERNCCRYNFNRHSMEEREVQIRKQHHSFRPNNGRNFQQRSELEMPKISIAAQPSTPAFSSGIGDVDRATVYVSLAPGMEHPAGVDPPAVDAARCDRYTSSDEGVDRPAPTTDDRVVGKRLMAVESTSVGAAPTGAAAGPVMGQGSTLDSRAPKRRWLVRIVDDDDEEEAAPTLVRRPRNRPDVAPGHAGRVAEDPPAAHVEQARPGGTEAAVAAGRARRRVFTAVHRSSILTTLDVDPGSVVGSRTTEPEAVEQIVIGQTAPEQPMAQPAAVPVTEMVDEDPAQARAETGTPTKGDETAGTPPPSSVAGEENKAPSPPPVEEGRAPSPSPALVEAPTQEGTSNRGKGPMIPVTMVGGSAGGEEAPAASDDEVEEI